In one Nitrososphaera viennensis EN76 genomic region, the following are encoded:
- a CDS encoding Hcp family type VI secretion system effector: MPNLGKMQMTAVVAVAVAVVASILAGYVAVAPSFSSQKLPASEALLGMPSADAATVDYFLKIDGIEGESTNDKHKGEINVESFSWGASNTGSPSTGGGGGAGKVSFQDISFTKNIDKSSPKLMLATATGEHIKQVVLTGEVSGKKGQQFLQIKLTDVLVSSYQQGGGSGAVPTDSFSLNFAKIEFTYYPVNPDGSLGAPVTGGWDIKANRKA, encoded by the coding sequence ATGCCAAACCTAGGCAAGATGCAGATGACAGCAGTAGTAGCGGTAGCGGTTGCAGTTGTTGCGTCGATTCTTGCAGGGTACGTCGCAGTGGCACCTTCTTTTTCATCGCAAAAGCTCCCGGCCAGCGAGGCGCTGCTCGGGATGCCTTCTGCCGATGCTGCCACGGTCGACTACTTTTTAAAGATAGACGGCATTGAAGGAGAGTCAACAAATGACAAGCACAAAGGCGAGATAAACGTCGAATCGTTCAGCTGGGGCGCATCCAACACAGGCTCGCCAAGCACGGGCGGCGGTGGAGGCGCGGGAAAGGTGTCGTTCCAGGACATCAGTTTTACCAAAAATATCGACAAGTCGTCTCCAAAGCTGATGCTTGCAACGGCTACAGGCGAGCACATCAAGCAGGTCGTGCTCACAGGCGAGGTGAGCGGCAAAAAGGGCCAGCAGTTCCTCCAGATCAAGCTGACGGACGTGCTCGTCTCGTCGTACCAGCAAGGAGGCGGTTCAGGAGCAGTCCCCACGGACAGCTTCTCGCTCAACTTTGCCAAGATAGAGTTCACGTACTATCCTGTCAACCCTGACGGCTCGCTTGGCGCGCCGGTGACAGGAGGCTGGGACATAAAGGCGAACAGAAAGGCCTAG
- a CDS encoding helix-turn-helix domain-containing protein: MSSPETRIGYLARVMKVLIENDGITVTNLAMLSRTNHKRCNVLLARLEQRGFVKIRTKGKRRYVILTERGTTFARRVVEVSQLQFWLCA; the protein is encoded by the coding sequence ATGTCTTCACCCGAGACCCGCATCGGCTACCTTGCCAGAGTCATGAAGGTGTTGATAGAAAATGATGGCATTACAGTGACGAATCTAGCGATGCTGTCAAGGACAAACCACAAGAGATGCAATGTACTTTTAGCGCGTCTGGAGCAGAGAGGATTTGTCAAAATTAGAACTAAGGGAAAAAGAAGGTACGTCATCCTTACAGAACGGGGCACCACCTTTGCAAGAAGAGTTGTCGAAGTGAGCCAGTTACAGTTCTGGTTGTGCGCGTGA